One segment of Mycobacterium spongiae DNA contains the following:
- a CDS encoding multicopper oxidase family protein: protein MNRRTFLAMMGATTAAGMAGTASAPAKSSGEELRDLPEVSSVNGVLDTQLDMVTVPIPLGGRTLTLETYNGQLPGPALRVRPGDNLRILLKNLMVPVGIPENNVFLLPYCASKSDDTRYDTRRACLHDLWNKWERGQTLLQEFVDTNLHTHGLAVSPKDPGDNVFLRLGPLSEHQYSYNIPTDQPAGLYWYHPHFHTSTAHQAWNGLSGPIIVEGDIDAVPELAEMRERTIVINELWIADDSGEVPFTSVIPTVGPVPFTSMPAVPGSMYFPVNGQLIPNITMQPGEAQRWRVLNACPHRSIWLHIEGHTMAQIGTDGVPYYEPRTRPHILLASANRAEFIIKAKEPGRYRIYAEAYDQGHPGGPRPYLPLATLVVRGDRVNTPMPTTLVEPLRMPDLPVARRRTLVFSGDVTGRTGLGVQFLIDGQEYNHERIDQEVEAGTVEEWTIVNDDIFQHPVHIHVNPFQIVDIHGIPPGDTSWVAARESDIWWDTFRIPPFGRYTLRTYFRPDVTGKTVYHCHILPHEDRGMMGNLLISPKPEP, encoded by the coding sequence GTGAACCGCAGGACATTCCTGGCCATGATGGGGGCCACGACTGCCGCAGGCATGGCCGGGACCGCGTCGGCTCCAGCGAAGTCCAGCGGTGAAGAGCTGCGCGACCTGCCCGAGGTGTCCAGCGTGAACGGTGTCTTGGACACGCAGCTGGACATGGTCACCGTGCCGATTCCGCTGGGGGGTCGAACGTTGACCCTGGAGACCTACAACGGCCAGCTGCCCGGACCTGCCCTGCGGGTGCGGCCGGGGGACAACCTGCGAATCCTCCTCAAGAACCTCATGGTTCCGGTGGGGATCCCCGAGAACAACGTGTTTCTCCTGCCGTACTGCGCCTCCAAGTCCGACGACACGCGCTATGACACCCGGCGCGCATGCCTGCACGATCTATGGAACAAATGGGAGCGAGGCCAAACTCTGCTGCAGGAGTTCGTGGACACGAACCTGCACACCCACGGGTTGGCGGTGTCCCCGAAGGACCCGGGTGACAACGTCTTCCTTCGGTTGGGTCCGCTATCGGAGCACCAGTACTCCTACAACATCCCCACCGACCAGCCGGCCGGGCTGTATTGGTATCACCCGCATTTCCACACCTCAACCGCGCATCAGGCGTGGAACGGGCTCTCTGGCCCGATCATCGTCGAGGGCGACATCGACGCCGTGCCCGAGCTTGCCGAAATGCGCGAGCGAACCATCGTGATCAACGAACTCTGGATCGCCGATGACAGCGGGGAGGTGCCGTTCACTTCGGTGATCCCTACGGTCGGCCCGGTGCCGTTCACGTCCATGCCGGCAGTGCCGGGGAGCATGTATTTTCCGGTCAACGGCCAGTTGATCCCGAACATCACCATGCAGCCAGGCGAGGCGCAGCGCTGGCGGGTGCTCAACGCCTGTCCACATCGGTCGATCTGGCTGCACATCGAGGGCCACACCATGGCGCAGATCGGCACGGACGGAGTTCCCTACTACGAGCCGAGAACCCGACCGCACATCCTGTTGGCCTCGGCCAACCGGGCCGAATTCATCATCAAAGCCAAGGAACCCGGCCGGTACCGGATCTACGCCGAAGCCTACGACCAGGGCCACCCCGGCGGCCCGCGCCCTTACCTGCCGTTGGCCACGTTGGTGGTTCGCGGCGACCGCGTTAACACCCCGATGCCAACGACGCTGGTGGAACCGCTGCGGATGCCCGACCTTCCGGTGGCGCGGCGGCGCACCCTGGTGTTCTCCGGCGACGTCACCGGGCGGACCGGCCTCGGGGTGCAATTCTTGATCGACGGCCAGGAGTACAACCACGAGCGCATCGATCAGGAGGTCGAGGCCGGCACGGTCGAGGAGTGGACGATCGTCAACGACGACATCTTCCAGCACCCCGTCCACATCCACGTCAACCCGTTCCAAATCGTGGACATCCACGGCATCCCGCCGGGCGACACGAGTTGGGTAGCGGCACGGGAGTCGGACATCTGGTGGGACACCTTCCGCATACCCCCGTTTGGCCGGTACACGTTACGCACCTATTTCCGCCCGGATGTGACCGGCAAGACCGTCTACCACTGCCATATCCTGCCGCATGAAGACCGGGGGATGATGGGCAACCTTCTCATCTCGCCGAAGCCAGAGCCATGA
- a CDS encoding DHA2 family efflux MFS transporter permease subunit, whose amino-acid sequence MSLASRRAAGRVRPTIVLAVVCLGVFIAGIDMTIVNVALPTLARDVKANNAQLQWTVDAYTLTAAGLLLFAGTVGDRYGRRGSLHLGLAIFATMSAVAAWVTSAEALIAARAVMGLGAAFIVPTTLALITNIFIDPIQRAKAIGLWSAMAAMGVAIGPIAGGWLLQNFWLGSIFLVNVPVAAVAMVGASLFVPTSRDPAPAPLDVAGLVLSAMGVTALTYTIIEAPHAGWISSRTAIGFTAAAIGLAAFAWHERRIPHPMLDLSIFANRRFGSGILAVSSAHLALFGFIFVMTQYLQFVAAYTPFETGERLLPVALAAVVASVLAPRFVERLGTTTVVVAGLGIFAVAIAWSGTFRADTSYVAIAVAMALFGSGLGFTIASATESIMGSLSLAHSGVGAAVASASRQLAGSLGVAIVGSIFASVYTRTLDRSASLGDMDPEARGAMRQSMAAAQRVIDQLPTAQTPGIGQAVADAFLSGMWVSCLVCAGTAMAAATIIVVRVSRS is encoded by the coding sequence ATGAGTCTTGCCTCGAGACGCGCCGCCGGGCGCGTGCGCCCAACCATAGTCCTGGCCGTCGTCTGTCTCGGGGTCTTCATCGCCGGCATCGACATGACCATCGTCAATGTGGCCCTACCGACGTTGGCCCGCGATGTGAAGGCCAACAACGCCCAACTGCAGTGGACTGTCGATGCGTACACGTTGACAGCCGCCGGACTGTTGCTCTTTGCGGGCACGGTTGGTGACCGCTACGGGAGGCGCGGGTCATTGCACCTCGGTCTGGCGATTTTTGCCACCATGTCCGCGGTTGCCGCGTGGGTCACGTCAGCTGAGGCATTGATCGCCGCCCGCGCCGTCATGGGGCTCGGCGCGGCCTTCATCGTTCCGACGACACTCGCATTGATCACCAACATCTTCATCGATCCCATTCAGCGCGCCAAGGCAATTGGGCTGTGGTCGGCGATGGCGGCGATGGGAGTGGCGATCGGGCCGATTGCGGGAGGGTGGCTTCTTCAAAACTTCTGGCTGGGATCGATTTTCTTGGTCAACGTACCCGTGGCCGCCGTGGCGATGGTAGGCGCGAGCCTATTCGTGCCAACCTCACGCGACCCCGCTCCGGCACCGCTCGATGTGGCCGGACTCGTCCTGTCCGCGATGGGCGTGACCGCACTTACCTACACGATCATCGAGGCACCCCATGCGGGGTGGATCAGTAGCCGAACCGCAATCGGTTTCACGGCGGCAGCCATTGGTCTCGCTGCGTTCGCGTGGCACGAACGACGAATACCCCACCCGATGCTCGACCTATCCATTTTCGCCAATCGACGATTCGGCAGTGGAATCCTGGCGGTGTCGTCGGCCCACCTGGCTCTATTCGGGTTCATCTTCGTTATGACGCAGTATCTGCAATTCGTCGCCGCGTACACACCGTTTGAAACCGGCGAGCGGTTGTTGCCGGTCGCGCTGGCGGCGGTAGTGGCCAGTGTCCTGGCCCCCAGATTCGTTGAGCGACTCGGTACCACCACGGTTGTCGTCGCGGGACTCGGCATCTTCGCGGTCGCGATCGCATGGTCGGGAACGTTTCGCGCCGACACGTCGTACGTGGCCATCGCGGTGGCAATGGCGCTATTCGGTAGTGGACTCGGGTTCACCATCGCATCCGCGACCGAGTCGATCATGGGCTCGCTGAGCCTGGCGCATTCGGGCGTCGGGGCGGCAGTTGCCAGCGCAAGCCGTCAACTTGCGGGCAGCCTCGGCGTGGCGATCGTCGGCAGCATATTCGCATCGGTCTATACCAGGACCCTGGACCGCAGCGCGTCGCTTGGCGACATGGATCCCGAGGCGCGCGGCGCGATGCGGCAGTCCATGGCAGCAGCCCAGCGCGTGATTGACCAACTTCCCACCGCACAGACCCCCGGCATCGGCCAGGCAGTTGCGGACGCGTTCCTCAGCGGTATGTGGGTGAGCTGCCTGGTGTGCGCAGGAACTGCAATGGCCGCAGCGACGATTATCGTCGTCCGGGTGTCCCGGTCATAG
- a CDS encoding galactan 5-O-arabinofuranosyltransferase, with protein sequence MRNVLATLGQMILASCVAILIAVISLIAIARVQWPAFPSSNQLHALTTVGQVACLAGLVASGWAWRLSGTRGGRLRFVAQLGGLASVSAFTVVTLGMPLGATKLYLFGISVDQQFRTEYLTRLTDSAALHDMTYFGLPPFYPPGWFWIGGRVAGLTGIPAWEIFKPWAITSITIAVAIALVLWWRMVRFEYALLVTTATAAVTLAYGSPEPYAAMITVLLPPMFVLTWSGLRAGVGERDATVTAELGGDDGVTVDRGAGWAAVVGAGLFLGFAATWYTLLLAYSAFTVVLMALLLAGVRWRQAGFTAARRPLYRLAVITAIAVAIAATTWLPYLLRAARGPVSDTGSAQHYLPADGAELAFPMLQFSLLGAICMLGTLWLVVRARQSVRAGALAIGVVAVYLWSLLSMLTTLARTTLLSFRLQPTLTALLVAAGVFGFAEITVALAARGADRGWGPGVLPVAGAIGLAGAIAFSQDIPDVLRPDLTIAYTDTDGNGKRGDLRPPGSEKYYAAIDAAILRVTGKPRDQIVVLTADYSFLSFHPYWGFQGLTSHYANPLAEFDRRAAHIESWSKLKTADELIHALDTLPWAPPTVFLMRRGSGSGSSRTYTLRLAEDVYPNQPNVRRYTVVLRASLFADPRFAVKSIGPFVLAIRKPGARA encoded by the coding sequence ATGCGCAACGTCCTGGCCACCCTGGGCCAGATGATCCTCGCCAGTTGCGTGGCCATTCTGATCGCGGTGATTTCGTTGATCGCCATCGCGCGCGTCCAGTGGCCGGCCTTCCCGTCGTCCAACCAACTGCATGCGCTGACCACGGTCGGCCAGGTCGCGTGCCTGGCCGGGCTGGTCGCCTCCGGTTGGGCGTGGCGGCTTTCGGGCACGCGCGGTGGTCGGCTGCGCTTTGTTGCGCAGCTGGGTGGGCTGGCGTCGGTGTCCGCGTTCACCGTGGTGACCCTCGGCATGCCGCTGGGAGCGACCAAGCTGTATCTGTTCGGCATTTCCGTGGATCAGCAGTTCCGCACCGAATATCTCACCCGCCTCACCGACAGCGCCGCGTTGCACGACATGACCTACTTTGGGCTGCCGCCGTTCTACCCGCCGGGCTGGTTCTGGATCGGGGGGCGGGTGGCGGGGCTCACTGGAATACCCGCCTGGGAAATCTTCAAGCCCTGGGCGATCACCTCGATCACGATCGCGGTCGCGATCGCGCTCGTGTTGTGGTGGCGGATGGTCCGCTTCGAGTACGCGCTGTTGGTCACCACCGCGACCGCAGCAGTCACACTCGCCTACGGCTCGCCGGAGCCGTACGCCGCGATGATCACGGTATTGCTGCCGCCGATGTTTGTGCTCACCTGGTCGGGCCTACGCGCCGGAGTCGGCGAGCGTGACGCCACCGTCACGGCCGAGCTCGGGGGTGACGATGGCGTCACAGTCGATCGAGGGGCCGGCTGGGCGGCGGTGGTCGGCGCTGGCCTGTTCCTCGGCTTCGCGGCGACCTGGTACACCCTGCTACTGGCCTATAGCGCGTTCACGGTCGTGTTGATGGCGCTGCTGCTGGCCGGCGTGCGATGGCGGCAGGCCGGGTTCACAGCCGCACGTCGACCGCTGTATCGGTTGGCCGTCATCACCGCCATCGCGGTGGCCATCGCAGCGACGACCTGGCTGCCCTACCTCTTGCGGGCGGCTCGCGGCCCGGTCAGCGACACTGGCAGCGCCCAGCACTACCTGCCGGCCGACGGCGCCGAATTGGCCTTCCCCATGCTGCAGTTCTCGCTGCTGGGGGCGATTTGCATGCTGGGAACCCTGTGGCTGGTGGTGCGAGCGCGGCAGTCCGTCCGGGCGGGCGCGCTGGCCATCGGCGTCGTGGCCGTCTACCTGTGGTCCTTGTTGTCGATGCTCACCACGCTGGCGCGCACCACGCTGCTGTCGTTTCGGCTGCAGCCAACGCTGACAGCACTGCTCGTGGCCGCCGGGGTGTTCGGCTTTGCCGAGATTACGGTCGCGTTGGCGGCGCGGGGAGCTGACCGGGGCTGGGGACCCGGCGTCCTGCCGGTGGCCGGAGCGATCGGGCTGGCCGGAGCGATCGCGTTCAGTCAGGACATTCCCGACGTGCTGCGGCCCGATCTCACCATCGCGTACACCGACACCGACGGAAACGGCAAGCGTGGCGACCTTCGACCACCGGGCTCGGAGAAGTACTACGCGGCGATCGACGCCGCCATCCTGCGCGTCACCGGCAAGCCGCGCGATCAGATCGTGGTCTTGACCGCCGACTACAGCTTCCTGTCGTTTCATCCCTACTGGGGCTTTCAGGGGTTGACGTCGCACTACGCCAACCCACTAGCAGAGTTCGACCGCCGCGCGGCGCACATCGAGAGCTGGTCGAAGCTCAAGACGGCCGACGAGTTGATTCATGCACTGGACACGCTGCCCTGGGCGCCGCCGACGGTCTTTCTCATGCGCCGCGGCTCAGGTTCCGGATCGAGCCGCACCTACACCCTTCGCCTGGCCGAGGACGTCTACCCGAACCAACCCAACGTCCGGCGCTACACCGTGGTCCTGCGGGCCTCCCTGTTCGCCGACCCACGGTTCGCCGTCAAGAGCATCGGCCCATTCGTGTTGGCGATCCGCAAGCCGGGCGCGCGGGCCTGA
- the uppS gene encoding polyprenyl diphosphate synthase: protein MASVHQPNDRLSGSITTRSPRCVALYPDGNVRWAARHGLSAMEGHLAGSEVAIQRVLDACELGIEQLSLFGFSSDNMKRSSAEVASVMQIVATQFDRGVELLDRSGIRLQVVGSRSGLPQLMLDAVDRIEAATAHHSRMQLFVALNYGGRQELLEAAQRYNGGGEEVFRRLLCAPEMRELDLVIRTGGEQRLSNGYLWQSAYSELVFDDELWPDFTRERLEMALADFGQRVRTLGRAHRRLG from the coding sequence GTGGCGTCCGTCCACCAGCCCAACGATAGGCTGTCGGGTTCGATCACCACGCGATCGCCGCGTTGCGTGGCCCTCTACCCCGACGGCAATGTCCGCTGGGCCGCTCGGCATGGCCTCTCCGCGATGGAAGGCCATCTGGCTGGAAGTGAAGTCGCAATCCAGCGCGTGCTGGATGCGTGCGAACTCGGCATCGAGCAGCTCTCGCTATTCGGCTTCTCCTCCGACAACATGAAGCGTTCTTCTGCCGAGGTGGCCTCGGTCATGCAGATCGTCGCGACCCAGTTCGATCGCGGTGTCGAACTGCTGGACCGCTCGGGCATCCGCCTGCAGGTAGTGGGATCTCGTAGTGGGCTGCCGCAGTTGATGCTCGATGCAGTGGACCGTATCGAAGCGGCCACGGCGCACCATAGCCGAATGCAGCTGTTCGTCGCGCTGAACTACGGGGGCCGTCAGGAGCTGCTAGAGGCCGCGCAGCGCTACAACGGTGGCGGGGAGGAGGTATTTCGGCGGCTGCTGTGCGCCCCTGAGATGCGCGAGCTCGATCTGGTCATCCGCACCGGCGGGGAGCAGCGCCTGTCCAACGGCTATCTCTGGCAATCGGCGTATTCCGAACTGGTTTTCGACGATGAACTGTGGCCCGACTTCACGCGCGAACGCCTCGAAATGGCGCTGGCGGACTTCGGACAGCGTGTGCGTACGCTCGGAAGGGCACACCGTCGGCTGGGCTAG
- a CDS encoding arabinosyltransferase domain-containing protein, with protein MATETTPDAVEGLASTSVRFAGANHRIARYIAAVAGLLGAVLAIATPLLPVKQTTAQLNWPQNATFGSVEAPLIGYVATDLSITVPCQAAAGLAGQDNRGKTVLLSTVPKQAPKAVDRGLLLERINDDLVLIVRNVPVVVAPMSEVLSPACQRLTFTAHADKVVGEFVGLKQGPTAEHPGAPLRGTKSGYDFRPQIVGVFTDLSGPATPGLSFSATVDTRYSSDPTLLKLVAMILGLVLTATALVALHILDTADGTRHRRFLPARWWSISTLDALVVTVLLWWHFVGANTSDDGYILTMARVSEHAGYMANYYRWFGTPEAPFGWYYDLLAIWAHVSTASIWMRLPTLAMALTCWWVISREVIPRLGHAVKANKAAAWTAAGMFLAVWLPLDNGLRPEPIIALGILLTWCSVERAVATSRLLPVAVACIIGALTLFSGPTGIASIGALLVAIGPLRTILHRRWKQFGALPLLAPLLAAVTVTTILIFRDQTLAGEAQATVLKRAVGPSLSWFDEHIRYERLFMASPDGSVARRFAVLAVVLALAVSVAMSLRKGRIPGTAAGPSRRIIGITIISFLAMMFTPTKWTHHFGVFAGLAGSLGALAAVAVTGAAMGSRRNRTVFAATVLFLMALSFASVNGWWYVSNFGVPWSNSFPEWGYGFATMLLGLTVLVLLLAAWFHFVATDNGPPKTHYGARLVGIVQSPLAIASWTLVLFEVVSLTAAMIAQYPAWSVGRSNLEALTGETCGLAEDVLVEQDPNAGMLPPVSAPVAAALGAGISEAFTPNGIPADVRADPVLESPRDRSFLSDDGLVTGSEAGTEGGTTAAPGINGSRARLPYNLDPARTPVLGSWHAGVQVPAILRSAWYRLPPQEQREQMPLLVVSAAGRFDTREVKLQWATDDQVNVENTDQSMEFADVGAMPAWRNLRAPLSSIPAAATRVRLIATDNDLAPQHWIALTPPRIPQVRTLQEVVGSQDPVFLDWLVGLAFPCQRPFGHQNGVDETPKWRILPDRFGAEANSPVMDHNGGGPLGVTELLVRATTVATYLKDDWFRDWGALQRLTPYYPDAQPADLELGTATRSGLWNPAPLRKG; from the coding sequence ATGGCCACCGAAACCACGCCGGACGCGGTCGAAGGGCTAGCATCTACGTCCGTGCGCTTCGCCGGAGCAAACCACCGGATCGCTCGCTACATCGCTGCCGTGGCTGGTCTGCTGGGGGCAGTTTTAGCGATCGCCACTCCCTTGCTTCCGGTCAAACAGACAACGGCGCAGTTGAACTGGCCGCAGAACGCGACGTTCGGCAGTGTCGAGGCGCCGTTGATCGGCTACGTCGCCACCGATCTGAGCATCACCGTTCCCTGCCAAGCCGCCGCGGGACTGGCCGGACAAGACAATCGCGGCAAGACGGTGCTGCTGTCGACGGTGCCCAAGCAGGCCCCCAAGGCCGTCGATCGCGGGCTGCTGCTAGAGCGCATCAACGATGACCTCGTGCTGATCGTGCGCAACGTCCCGGTAGTGGTCGCGCCGATGAGCGAGGTGCTCAGCCCCGCCTGCCAGCGCCTGACGTTTACCGCGCACGCCGACAAAGTCGTCGGCGAGTTCGTCGGGCTCAAGCAAGGACCTACGGCCGAGCACCCGGGCGCACCGCTGCGCGGCACAAAAAGCGGCTACGACTTCCGGCCGCAAATCGTGGGTGTCTTCACCGATCTGTCTGGCCCGGCGACACCGGGTCTGAGCTTTTCCGCAACGGTCGACACCCGCTACAGCAGCGACCCCACCCTGCTGAAACTGGTCGCGATGATTCTCGGGTTGGTGCTGACCGCGACCGCCTTGGTCGCCCTCCACATCCTTGACACCGCTGACGGGACCCGGCACCGGCGTTTCCTGCCCGCAAGGTGGTGGTCGATCAGCACGCTGGACGCGCTGGTCGTCACGGTGTTGCTGTGGTGGCATTTCGTCGGGGCGAATACCTCCGACGACGGCTACATCCTGACCATGGCCCGGGTGTCCGAGCATGCGGGCTACATGGCGAACTATTACCGCTGGTTCGGCACCCCCGAGGCGCCCTTCGGCTGGTATTACGACCTACTGGCTATTTGGGCGCATGTCAGCACCGCCAGCATCTGGATGCGGCTTCCGACTCTGGCCATGGCGTTGACCTGCTGGTGGGTGATTAGCCGAGAGGTCATTCCCCGGCTGGGTCATGCCGTCAAAGCCAACAAGGCCGCGGCGTGGACCGCTGCGGGCATGTTCCTGGCGGTCTGGTTGCCACTCGACAACGGCCTGCGACCTGAGCCCATCATTGCCCTGGGCATCCTGCTGACCTGGTGTTCGGTGGAGCGTGCGGTGGCCACCAGCCGGTTGTTGCCGGTCGCGGTCGCCTGCATCATCGGAGCCCTGACCTTGTTCTCCGGCCCTACCGGGATCGCGTCCATCGGCGCCCTGCTAGTCGCGATCGGGCCGCTGCGCACCATTCTGCACCGCCGCTGGAAACAGTTCGGCGCGCTGCCGCTCCTGGCGCCCCTCTTGGCTGCGGTCACCGTCACGACCATCTTGATCTTCCGCGACCAAACCCTGGCCGGCGAAGCGCAGGCCACCGTGCTCAAGCGTGCCGTCGGGCCCAGCCTGAGCTGGTTCGACGAACACATCCGCTACGAGCGATTGTTCATGGCCAGCCCCGACGGGTCGGTGGCCCGCCGCTTCGCCGTGCTGGCAGTAGTCCTGGCCCTTGCGGTGTCGGTAGCAATGTCCTTGCGTAAGGGTCGGATTCCCGGCACTGCCGCGGGGCCGAGCCGACGCATCATCGGCATCACCATCATTTCCTTCCTCGCAATGATGTTCACACCCACGAAGTGGACTCACCATTTCGGAGTGTTCGCCGGACTAGCCGGATCGTTGGGGGCGTTGGCCGCGGTCGCCGTGACGGGTGCGGCCATGGGATCCCGACGCAACCGCACGGTGTTCGCTGCGACGGTGCTGTTCTTGATGGCACTATCATTCGCCAGCGTCAACGGCTGGTGGTATGTGTCCAATTTCGGTGTCCCGTGGTCAAATTCGTTTCCGGAATGGGGGTATGGCTTTGCCACCATGCTGCTGGGGCTGACGGTGCTGGTCCTGCTGCTGGCGGCGTGGTTTCACTTCGTGGCCACCGACAACGGGCCACCGAAGACCCACTACGGGGCAAGGCTAGTGGGAATCGTCCAGTCCCCGTTGGCCATCGCGTCGTGGACGTTGGTTCTCTTCGAGGTCGTGTCGCTCACCGCGGCGATGATCGCTCAGTACCCCGCATGGTCGGTGGGCCGGTCCAACCTCGAGGCGCTCACGGGTGAGACCTGCGGGCTGGCCGAAGACGTGCTGGTGGAGCAGGATCCCAACGCGGGAATGCTGCCACCGGTCTCCGCGCCGGTGGCCGCTGCCCTGGGGGCGGGGATATCGGAAGCCTTTACACCCAACGGCATTCCCGCTGATGTCCGTGCCGACCCGGTGCTGGAAAGCCCTCGAGATCGCAGCTTCCTCAGCGACGATGGGCTGGTCACAGGCAGCGAAGCCGGCACCGAAGGCGGCACCACGGCCGCCCCCGGAATCAACGGCTCGCGGGCAAGGCTGCCCTACAACCTGGATCCGGCCCGCACCCCCGTCTTGGGCAGCTGGCATGCCGGCGTGCAGGTGCCCGCCATCTTGCGGTCGGCCTGGTACCGGCTGCCGCCTCAGGAGCAGCGGGAACAGATGCCGCTGCTGGTGGTGTCTGCGGCCGGCCGGTTCGACACCCGCGAGGTCAAGTTGCAATGGGCCACCGACGACCAAGTGAACGTCGAAAACACGGACCAATCAATGGAATTCGCCGACGTCGGTGCGATGCCAGCCTGGCGCAACCTGCGCGCCCCGCTGTCGTCCATCCCGGCCGCGGCCACCCGGGTTCGCCTGATCGCCACCGACAACGACTTGGCACCGCAGCATTGGATCGCCCTGACACCGCCGCGGATTCCGCAGGTGCGCACGCTCCAGGAAGTCGTAGGCTCCCAGGATCCGGTGTTCCTTGACTGGCTGGTGGGTCTGGCATTCCCGTGCCAGCGACCCTTCGGCCATCAAAACGGCGTTGACGAAACGCCCAAATGGCGGATTTTGCCTGACCGTTTCGGCGCCGAGGCCAACTCCCCGGTGATGGACCACAACGGCGGCGGCCCGCTGGGCGTCACCGAGTTGTTGGTGCGCGCGACGACCGTGGCGACCTACCTCAAGGACGATTGGTTCCGCGACTGGGGGGCCTTGCAGCGGCTGACGCCCTACTACCCCGACGCCCAGCCCGCCGACCTGGAGCTGGGCACCGCGACTCGTAGCGGCCTGTGGAACCCGGCGCCACTGCGCAAAGGGTAG